The following is a genomic window from Niabella soli DSM 19437.
TGCTAAATACTTAGGGCAGGCCCGTTTTTAAATAAATTGATCTAAATCAATTAAATAAAAAAATACAATGCCTGAAAACCCGCAGTCCTGCCGGTTTTCGGACCGAAATAATTTCTTTAAAAACACCCTGCCTGCTTAACTTTAGCTACCTTTGCCGGCCTATGCAACTACTGAACGGAAAAGAAACAGCCAAAGCGATCCTTGATTCTCTTGAAATTGATGTGGCGCAGCGTGCTGCGTCCGGAAAAAAAGTTCCTCATCTTGCGGCAATCCTTGTTGGAAACAATGGAGCCAGTGAAACCTATGTGGCTTCCAAGGTAAAAACCTGCAGCGAAATCGGGTTCATTTCCACCCTGATCCAGTTTGAGGAAGATGTAACAGAGATCAAACTCCTGGAAAAAATTGAAGCATTAAATGAAGATATGGATGTAGACGGGATACTGGTGCAACTACCCCTGCCCGCGCACATTTCAGAAAAAAAGGTGATCGAGTCCATTGACCCTGCGAAAGATGTGGATGGCTTTCATCCCATAAATATCGGCAAAATGACCCTGGGAGAAAAGGACGCATTTATCTCCGCTACCCCTTATGGTATTATGTTGCTGCTGGAACATTACAAGATAGAAACCAAGGGAAAGCATGCCGTTGTAATAGGCAGAAGCCATATCGTTGGCCGTCCTATGAGCATCTTGTTGAGCAATAATAGCAACCCCGGCAACTGCACCGTAACCCTTTGCCACTCCAAAACCACCAATCTTAAGGAAATTTGTTTACAGGCCGATATTATTGTTGCCGCTATAGGCATTCCGGAATTTGTAAAAGCAGATATGGTTAAAGAAGGAGCTGTCGTAATTGATGTGGGCATTACGCGGATCAAAGACGCCTCAAAAAAATCGGGGCACCGCCTGGTGGGTGATGTGGATTTTACCAATGTAGCTCCCAAAACAAGCTATATCACCCCGGTTCCCGGCGGCGTAGGCCCCATGACCATCGCAGCATTGATGAAGAATACGTTTAAGGCTTGTGATAACAGGAATTAATAAATGTGAGAATGTGGAAATTTGAAAATTTGAAAATGGCTTCCTGCGCGGGAACCACAATACCTTTTCAATCCCGATAGCCAGCAGGACAAATTCGCAAATTAACTAATATTGGTGCGGATCCAGAAACCAGTATTCAGTATCAAACATCAGACATCGAACATCAGACATCAAATAAGGCTTATCCGGTAATGGAACATTTCTATACCATCCAGGGTGAAGGGTTTCACCAGGGACGGGCTGCCTATTTTGTGAGACTGGGCGGCTGCGATGTGGGATGTACCTGGTGCGATGTTAAAGATAGCTGGTCGTTTGATGCCCATCCCCTGCTGGCAACCGAAGCCATTGTTGCTGCCGTAAAAAATGCAAAGGCTACAATGGCGGTCATTACCGGGGGCGAACCGCTATTACATGATCTGAACCCATTAACAGCCGCGTTGCGGGAAAACGGTATTGAAACGAATATCGAAACTTCAGGATCTGCTCCGCTCACGGGAACCTGGGACTGGATATGCCTCTCCCCAAAAAAATTTAAACAGCCGCGTGCTGAAATACTGCCAAAGGCCAACGAGCTAAAAGTTATTGTTTATAATAAAACAGATTTTGCCTGGGGCGAACAGTTTGCTGCCCAGGTTGCACCGCATTGCAAATTATACCTGCAGCCGGAGTGGAGCAAAGCCGA
Proteins encoded in this region:
- a CDS encoding 7-carboxy-7-deazaguanine synthase QueE, with product MEHFYTIQGEGFHQGRAAYFVRLGGCDVGCTWCDVKDSWSFDAHPLLATEAIVAAVKNAKATMAVITGGEPLLHDLNPLTAALRENGIETNIETSGSAPLTGTWDWICLSPKKFKQPRAEILPKANELKVIVYNKTDFAWGEQFAAQVAPHCKLYLQPEWSKADAMTPLIVDYIKQNPQWELSLQLHKYINVP
- a CDS encoding bifunctional 5,10-methylenetetrahydrofolate dehydrogenase/5,10-methenyltetrahydrofolate cyclohydrolase produces the protein MQLLNGKETAKAILDSLEIDVAQRAASGKKVPHLAAILVGNNGASETYVASKVKTCSEIGFISTLIQFEEDVTEIKLLEKIEALNEDMDVDGILVQLPLPAHISEKKVIESIDPAKDVDGFHPINIGKMTLGEKDAFISATPYGIMLLLEHYKIETKGKHAVVIGRSHIVGRPMSILLSNNSNPGNCTVTLCHSKTTNLKEICLQADIIVAAIGIPEFVKADMVKEGAVVIDVGITRIKDASKKSGHRLVGDVDFTNVAPKTSYITPVPGGVGPMTIAALMKNTFKACDNRN